From the genome of Papaver somniferum cultivar HN1 chromosome 2, ASM357369v1, whole genome shotgun sequence, one region includes:
- the LOC113347240 gene encoding barwin-like, with the protein MATKELSTLFLVFLAAAVVGIANGQFAPNVRSTYHFYNPAQNGWDLNRVSAYCSTWDANKPLAWRQKYPWTAFCGPVGPRGQESCGKCLRVTNRATGAPITVRIVDQCSNGGLDLDFDGAFKPIDTNGQGYNAGHMFVDYQFVNCGD; encoded by the exons ATGGCAACCAAAGAACTCTCAACCCTTTTCTTAGTCTTTCTTGCAGCAGCTGTTGTTGGCATTGCTAACGGCCAGTTTGCTCCTAATGTGCGCTCAACATACCATTTCTACAATCCAGCCCAAAACGGATGGGACTTGAACCGAGTTAGTGCTTACTGCTCCACTTGGGACGCCAATAAGCCTCTCGCATGGCGTCAAAAGTATCCTTGGACTGCCTTTTGTGGTCCAGTTGGACCTCGTGGTCAAGAATCATGTGGCAAGTGCTTGAGG GTAACAAATAGGGCTACAGGTGCTCCAATAACTGTGAGGATTGTTGACCAATGCAGCAATGGAGGATTGGATTTGGACTTTGACGGCGCTTTCAAGCCGATTGACACCAACGGACAAGGCTACAACGCTGGCCACATGTTCGTAGACTATCAATTTGTCAATTGTGGCGACTGA